A single Streptococcus thermophilus DNA region contains:
- a CDS encoding DUF554 domain-containing protein: MPTGIIINSLSIILGGIAGGLFGDYLRDDFKENLNLIFGLASMVMGISAIMNMVNMPAVIFAVVIGTIIGLALKFGNLINKGAGLMEKGLSKITPSKQTGLAHDEFYAQLLTVIVLFCASGTGIYGSLESGMKGDASILISKSILDFFTAMIFSCSLGYIVSMIAIPQFIVFFLLFVSAGFILPLTTKAMIGDFKACGGFLMIATGFRIMKLRQFPTADMIPAMILVMPISWAWVNWILPFLG, translated from the coding sequence ATGCCAACTGGAATTATCATCAACTCGCTATCTATTATCTTAGGAGGAATCGCTGGAGGGCTCTTCGGGGACTATCTCAGAGACGATTTCAAGGAAAATCTTAACCTTATCTTTGGTCTAGCCTCTATGGTAATGGGGATTAGCGCTATTATGAATATGGTTAATATGCCTGCGGTTATCTTTGCGGTAGTTATCGGTACCATCATTGGGCTGGCCCTAAAGTTTGGAAACCTCATCAACAAGGGAGCTGGGCTTATGGAAAAAGGCTTGTCCAAGATTACACCAAGCAAGCAAACAGGGTTAGCTCACGATGAATTTTATGCGCAACTCTTGACAGTTATCGTCCTTTTTTGTGCGAGTGGGACAGGAATTTACGGGAGTCTTGAGTCTGGGATGAAAGGCGATGCTTCTATTTTAATTTCTAAATCTATCCTAGATTTCTTTACAGCCATGATTTTCTCTTGTAGCCTAGGCTACATCGTCTCCATGATTGCCATTCCACAATTTATCGTTTTCTTCCTCCTCTTTGTGAGTGCTGGTTTCATTCTCCCTCTAACAACAAAAGCCATGATTGGAGACTTTAAGGCTTGCGGGGGCTTCCTCATGATTGCGACCGGTTTTCGTATTATGAAACTGCGTCAATTCCCAACAGCAGATATGATTCCAGCCATGATTCTGGTTATGCCTATTTCCTGGGCCTGGGTTAATTGGATCTTGCCTTTTCTTGGCTGA